One genomic window of Quercus lobata isolate SW786 chromosome 9, ValleyOak3.0 Primary Assembly, whole genome shotgun sequence includes the following:
- the LOC115960760 gene encoding S-norcoclaurine synthase-like, with amino-acid sequence MSRQLSHELEVNVPASEAWELYGRLGLAKLLVEEGSIVEKIEVIEGDGGIGTILKKTYTPGSHGFSVQREKFTKYDNEKRMKELEVLEGGYLDLGLTLFRVRFEIIEKDNDSCIIKSTIEYDIKEEAIANTSYVTTDLVAKIGEIAKNYLIKNKATKNTE; translated from the exons atgTCTAGGCAACTCTCACACGAGCTGGAGGTAAATGTGCCCGCTAGTGAAGCATGGGAGCTTTATGGCAGGCTTGGGTTAGCCAAACTTCTTGTAGAAGAAGGAAGTATCGTTGAGAAGATTGAGGTCATAGAAGGTGATGGAGGGATTGGGACTATTCTGAAGAAAACATATACACCAG GCTCACATGGGTTTTCTGTGCAAAGAGAGAAGTTCACAAAGTATGACAATGAGAAACGCATGAAAGAACTAGAGGTGCTGGAAGGAGGTTATCTTGATTTAGGCCTTACTCTTTTTCGTGTTCGCTTTGAAATCATAGAGAAGGACAATGATTCATGCATAATCAAAAGCACAATTGAGTATGATATCAAGGAAGAAGCTATCGCAAATACCTCGTACGTCACTACTGACCTAGTAGCAAAAATTGGAGAAATCGCCAAAAATTATCTCATCAAAAACAAAGCTACTAAAAATACAGAGTGA
- the LOC115959024 gene encoding S-norcoclaurine synthase-like, whose amino-acid sequence MFGQLSHELEVNVPASEAWEIYGTLGISKHLVEDGSAFEKIEVLEGDGVSGTILKKTFMPGSHGFTVHKEKFTKLDNEKCMKELKVIEEGYPDLGFTLFRVHFEIIEKDNDSCIIKSTIEYDVKEEAVANTSYANNDLVAKIAEVAKNYLIKNKATENAA is encoded by the exons atgttTGGGCAACTCTCACATGAGCTAGAGGTAAACGTGCCGGCTAgtgaagcatgggagatttatGGCACGCTTGGGATATCAAAACATCTTGTAGAAGATGGAAGCGCCTTTGAGAAAATTGAGGTCTTAGAAGGCGATGGAGTGAGTGGGACTATTCTCAAGAAAACATTTATGCCAG GCTCACATGGGTTTACTGTGCACAAAGAGAAGTTCACAAAGCTTGACAATGAGAAATGCATGAAAGAGCTAAAGGTGATTGAAGAAGGATATCCTGATTTAGGCTTTACTCTTTTTCGTGTTCACTTCGAAATCATAGAGAAGGACAATGATTCATGCATAATCAAAAGCACAATTGAGTATGATGTCAAGGAAGAGGCTGTTGCAAATACCTCGTATGCCAATAATGACCTAGTAGCAAAAATTGCAGAAGTCGCCAAAAATTATCTCATAAAAAACAAAGCTACTGAAAATG